The sequence CCGCCATCATTTTTATTTCCACCACCAGACAGCCACTGCCTCAATCATTTTTGTTGCCATCCAAATCACCTATATCACATTGCTAATCTCTATCATATCATCGTCAACATCATCATCGCTACCACAAATCATCCATACCTCCATCATAGCCCAAAACCTCATCAAAAAAACTAATCATAAagtattatttaagtttcttaattctctataaatatttaaatttttttcaacAAATAATCGATGTGAAACCAATTCTCACATAATTCTCTAGATTAAACAATAACATTCTCACCGAACTAAAaatccaaatccattcaaatacaATCCCAAGTACCACAAAATCAATCATAAACATTACAATCAACCCAGTCCATGGCCAACTCAAACAGACCTATACTGCATTATCCTTTAGTCCACACGGACTATAAGCTCAATCGGCTCCAACACATTTAAAGACTTGCATgatctcctccaccaccatcatCACAATATAgccatcatatttatattttaaatataactTAATATgccaaatatatttatatctttaaaatttaaaataaaataaaaataatatttatttttttatttgtaaaaataagaaaaagaaggcgTGGCCAAGCACACATGGATTGATACAGTGACAGGACACAAGTCTAATAAAGTAACCCTGAGCACCCAGGAGGTTCCTGCATCCCTCAGGAGACTGCTTCAATGGCCTGTGGTGGCCTGCCGCCCACCACGGGATTCGATGCCGTGgcgtggcgtgccgtgccctGCACAGCTCCTCAACAGTGATATTATTAACTATCTCGTCTGCACGGAACCACTGCCCTGCTCCTTCCCTTTCTTTCCTTGCAATGGAGCCCAGGAAAAGACACCGCCAAGACCCACCCATCATCTGATTCGATTTGATGAGCTACGTCTAAGCAATCAATGGACCTACCTTCCCCTATTAACTATAGATCAATCAACGTACGTCCACGTGGCCACACATCTGATAAAGgctatttcttttttctatgcTTCGAAACTCATATTACCTTTCAGGAACAAAGGAGCACAAAAACGAAACAGAACACTAAGGTTAGACATATTATAACAGTTTAAGGAGAAGTTACAATACATTTATGGCGTACGATCAAGATCGAACGGTAGTCTCCAAGCCGGGGACCACGGTGATCCTTCCCACCGCCAAAATGACAACAGGCGCTTCCCGGCGGCTAAAACGGCCAAGAGGCCTCCCTCTCTCTAtccccttccccttccccttcccctCTCTTGCTTCATTTCCTTCCCAAGGATTTCGAAATGCTGACCCTAACAAAATACCTCTATCTTGTTCCTAAATAAAGAGCATGAACCTTAAATTTGTTAAACCGGAGACTGCAAACCTGAGTCGCCGCCAAAAGGGGAAGAGACTAGAGGAAGATGAAGCACTCCAAAGAGACATGGGGATTCTCCAGAGACTCCTTCCCCTCGCCGCCGTCTCCGCCGCTCGCCTCCTGCACCCTCTTTCCATCcccagccgccgccgccgccgccgtcgccgccggcGGGGGCGGTGGGATCCTGCTCGGCGATGCCCGGCCGTTCGCCCTCGACGCCGGCACGACCTTGCATTGGCCACCGGCGGTCGCATTTCGCAGCACCGCCGCCCGTTTCGCAGCGGGAGATACCGACCTCCTGCTGGACCTCTCCACGGGGTCTCTACGGAATCCGTTCTCGACCGCAACCCGGTTCCTCGCCGCCCGCCCTGGTCCCGACTCCCTGGCAGAATACGTCCGCCCGAcggccccctccctccttttcacCGGCGACGGAGAGGACCTCCCACTGCCGCAGCCGACGCCGACGCCGGCGCTCCTTTCTTTGTTGCGAGCAATCTCGCCGGAGAAGGAGCGTTTCCGGTGAAGCTTCGCCGGCGACTTCTCCTCTCTCGTTCTCCTGGCCTCACCCTCCGCGTCCACTTCCTCCGCTCCTCTTTTCTCCGTCGCCGTCGTTGAGACGGAGAAGCCCTCGCTCATGCTGCAGACCTCGAAGTTCTCCTCGAACCTCTCATTGTAGCCGCCGTTGATGGAGTTAAGACCTGGACCCGCCTTCAAACACTTCTTGATccccaccacctcctcctcctcctcctcctccttcactTCCTCCCTTGGCCTCGCCCTCGGCTTTGCCGTCTCGGAGAGCACCTCCTTCACCGTCTCCTCCTGCGGCGCCTCAGGCTCCGTCGGCGgaggacttcttcgccggcggACCTTGGACGCCGCCTTGCCCCAGGAAGCAGCATCCCTTTTGCTGAAGAAGCAGCCCATCCTCCTCCACTAAAGAGGCATCTCTGGCGAGGACTTGGCCGGGGAACGAGTGGCGATGGCCGTAATCTGGGGAGCTTTCTCTTTGGCTCGTAGTCCGACCTCCGGGTACTGGAGATTTTTAAATCTTCCCTCTGCCTCTCTTTCCAggctccggagagagagagctgtGTTACTAGGACTGGGACTGGGGGCAAAGCTTGGCGAGTCTAAAGAAGAAGAGCATTTATTGAAAGGGTGGAGCGCGAGAGTGCTTACCAAAATGCGCGATAATCACGAAAATGCCATGGCCCTTTTTCTACAGTTTCTTGGAAAATAATAGTCGGCTGTTGGTAGAAATTCTCGGCATcccattaatattttatatttatttttatattcatcaaaataaataaacataaaTATGCGTAGACAACTCTGATTGTACTCAAATATctgtttttatttaattttatatagtattcaTAAACTTTTAgcattaataaataattatattaatatatttattatttatttagtaATTATCTaacttatatttttatttatattcatatctcCCATATCTAATttacagaaatatttttttaatatatataattattatctataattattttttattaataaaataaaataaatatagatatattgATATCTGATTCGTATCTGAGCTGTTTTCAGTCTATTAATATAGGATAAATTGAAACCTCCTATCTACTGAATCAGGATTTCCTCTTGCGAATGAACATCGTCGAAGTAGGCCTATTAacaagccgagcccgagcctggaaGACTTgtgctcggctcgtttcacagaagTTTGGACTTGGGTTCGGGCTCGGTACCAAGCTCTGTATTAGGCTCGAGCTCGAGCTTGCTTGGTAAAGCAAAGactcgggcttgagctcgtaaagcttATTCCAATTACAAGCTTGTTATCGAggccgagcccgagcttgataacaagctcgggctcggactcctccaaaaaaaaatccccCCGTTTCGCCCACGCTTCTCTCCATCATGCTACAaaacccccttcttcttctcctcctcttcccaaaatgtcctctccccctccttctcTGCCGACGACAACGCCACTGCTGCCGCCTCCCCTCCAACCTCCTCGTCCTCCTTCCTCCAGAACCTCAGCAACCTCGGCCTCGGCTACGCCGTCGCCATCGCCCTTAGCGTCCTTGTCCTCCTCTCGATCATCCTTCTCGCATCCTACGGCTGTTGTCGCGCCCGCGCTCGAAGTACGAATCCTAACCCTAACGGTGGCAGCGCCGGCAAGAACTTCAACGGCGTCGTGCTGCCCTACATAATCTTCGTcgtggagggggaggaggacgaCGAGGACAACAACGACGAGGAGGGCGGCCGGGGCTCCGCACCCATCGGGCGGGACCCGGCAGCAATCAGTTCCTACCCGAGGTTCCTATTCTCTGCCGCCTCATTTTCATTGCATAATTCTACAGGGCTCCAACTATTGCACGCTATCAGCATGTTGTCCTAGagcaaaaataaaacaaagaaaGGGCGTGATGCAGGACAGAGGTAGGGAAGGGGcgacagagaggaagaagagaagaagaggaaaaaggagaagagaaatgaggaggaggaggaggaagaagaaaggaggctaATTTTCATTCATCGTTTATTAAACCCTAAACATGAGGATGGACctatatatatagggtcacaaaataacaaataggcccctacaaagaaaaaaatccaaaaagatcctaaaataacaatatgcaaataaacccaatcaatataacatagacccaacaaaaataaatgaatccaaaataaaatcaaactggCCGACTGGCTGGACCCTATGGCGACCGTAGACTCGATGATGGCTGATCTCGCATTGGTGCCCGCACCAACTCTCCCAGGGTGGAAAGAAGTCGACCTCGACGAAAGCAACTTGGTGAAGCCCCGGTAGAACTCCAACAAGTCCGGGTCAATCGGCGGTAGCTCCTCGTGTGTGATCCAAGTCGAATCAGATGCTGGTCGTCCGCGCTAACGAACCAAGAAGCGTTGAATGCTCATGGCATCGAAAAAAATAGTCTCCTCGTCTAATATGGCATCAATGAGTTCTTTTTGTGCTGGTGGGAGAGGCAAAGGAAATGGAGATGGTATGGAACCAAGAATAGGGGAATCATCGGGCTCAAGAGATAGCTCAGCAAAATGGTCATCAAGAATGGATGGTGGACCCTTTAAAGCAACGAGATCATCAATATTAATAGTAGAGCTGATACCAAAATCAGATGGAAGAATAATAACATAGGCAATCGTGCCAACCCAATGCAATACCCGAAAAGGCCCAGCACTACGAGCCTGCAATTTCTTTACGGTTCCAGATGGAAACCGCTCAGGCCGAATACGTATTATAACATAATCCCCAGTTTGAAATTGCTTATCCCGCTTATGAGAATcagcttgtagcttatattgaaCATTACTCATATAAATGTGCTTGCTAATTTCCTGATGCAGAGTATGAATGTGTTGTGCAAATGCATGTGCAGACTCTAAAATGTGAATATGCGGTGACATGGGTAGAAGGTCGACAGGCTTTCTAGCTTTATAACCATATACTACCTCAAAGGGACTTATGCCGATGGACCTGTTGACTGAATTATGGGGATGAACTTCTTGGACAAATTGGGTAGGCATCAAAGATATATGGAACACTTTCCGCTCAAATTCAATAGGATGCAGGATATGAAGACCCCTGTCCATGGATACTTCGCTTCTCTTGTTCTTATCAAGTGGCTTAGGCGGTAAAGGATTGAGCTTAATCTTCTTGCCCTTGAATACGAAAGAACAAGAATTGGACCGACCAGAGATAGTAACATTAAGGTCGAACAACCACGATCTCCCCAATACTAGGTGACCGACATCCATCGGGATCACATCACACCAGATAGTGTCTTTATAAGAAAGAATTTGAATTGGTACGAGACACCATTCTTTGATATGGACAAAAGACGTGTCAACCCAGGAGACCTTGTAAGGTTGGGTCTAAGGGATTGGAGTCAAACCTAAACGGAAACCTTATAAGGTTGCACACCTCACTACATTCATAGTGAATTGGTCAGATTCGTGGGCAATTATCAGGGGTGTACTTCGGATATATCCTAAAGTGTCTGATTCTTCTTCAGATTCGTCCTCTACATCCTGAATATTCTCTAAATTTGGCCCATAAATTTGTTCCTCCAAATTATCTTTGTCATCCTCCTGTTCTTGTGCATCAATAACAAGGATCTTATTTACACATTGGGAGGCAACATGACCAAACCCTTGATATTTAAAACATTGAATTTTTGAGTTTGGCTTTGGAGGTTCACCCAAAACTCCTTTGCCTATAATATCTCGGTTTGGGATAGgagtagaagaagaaggcttAGGTGGAACGGACCCGATTGGGGGTCTAGGTTTAGAGGGTTGGGCACTAGTGGGAGTCCTTCTAGTGTCAGGGCGCCTAACAAATATGGATCTGGAGAATTGCTCATAGTTTTGCACAAACGTATAGGCTTGGTCTAAGATGGAGACTTCACGAAGgataagttatttcctaagctCATCATTTAGGCCTCGTCGAAACCGGCTCTGGATCATCCGTTCATCTTCTGCTACATTACATCGCATCATAAATTCGCCAAACTGAGCGATGTAATCGGTAGCTATTCGGCTACCTTATCTTAAATTGTTCCATCGATCTAAGAGGTCATCTTGATAGCTTAAtagaaggtatttttcttttagtttttctttcatttctacCCAATCAGTAATAGCAGGTTAATGTCTCCTAGCTAACAGTTGTTCAGTGTTTTGCCATAAAAGCTTAGCTCGACCAAGAAGCTTTATTCTAGCGAATCGAACTTTTTTTCCTCGAACAGATtgtaccactcaaagaagtggTCCATTTTGTGTAACCAGTCTAAGAAAACTTTCGGATCAAGACGACCACCAAAAGTGGGGGCTTCAACCCTAATGCCTCTCACTATATCTTCATCAGGGTCACGAGGTTCTCTGGGCTCTACGTTATGTCGGTAACCTCTATCCATATTAGGGAAGGAACCAGATCCTCTAGGGCGAGAGTAGGCATGATGATGATATGGAACAGACCTATTATCAAAATTGCCCTGCCGAACAGAGCCTTGTTGTTCTAGGATTTGTTCTAGGGTTTCGTCCCCTTCAAAACCCGATAAATGGGAGGCACTAGCTTCCTTGGATTCAATAAACCCCTGAAGTGAAGCCTCAATTGAATCAAGCCGGGCATTAACCTAGGTGGACATTATGGTTAGGTCATGAATTTGGGTATTATTGGCTTGGACTTAGGTATTGGTGTTTTGAACTTGAGCATTAGTAttttggacttgagcattggtGTCTTGGATAGCTTTTAATAGAGCTTCGATTTTGAAATCCTGCCTAATTGGGACTCAGAATGAGATGTGACACGACCACTACAtagatgcataaaatgaatgaaGATATGTATGATCCTACCAACTATAGAGGTTCCtaagtagacctaatgcatgaaagTAATTCGAAATTGTAAaatatatgctcaatataaaCTAAAACTACTCCCTagcaaataattattttaaactgAAAATTAATTTAAGACACAGGTCAACAAGTAGCTGCAGTCaagttgttgcccaaggtgacaagccaagaggggggtgaattggtttctcttaattttttactatcttactttagtcaattgatgagtgagtgaaattagaacaatgcacaatacaaacacacaagaagtatagtggttcagtgctctcctaagcacctacgtccactctccaagcgaccccttgggaatttactataatcccgcagattacagttggattgttttccgggctcacaatccaaaaacctttacactttggttttccgggattacCAAGAACctatattggttttacgggctcaccaacgaaccttcacaattggttttacgggttcaccaataaacctacaccgttggttttacgggctcaccaacaaacctttacaaggtgattaaaaagaaagaagaatgttgaaactcctagatgagcaaatataacatttataagctacaaagaagagtttagagaatagttatcgcttgatgaaacttctctcttctttgtcaggaATGCTTcgctcttcaagggtggatggagctcttaatatctcttggaatctgctcaaccacttccttttgactcttgaatgaagcacttggatgaagaagattagggcacttgtctttcttgtgtaagctttgatattttgcaaaaggatgtttcctctgatgaatagtgtcactttaaatagtttccttcatccattggacaagccccaatggttagaattcaaaaactagccgtaaCTCACTGTTAGGAGGTCTGAAAGTACTTctacagaactagccgttatgcttctgcccgtgcttgggtcgactcaacttttactggggtcgacccaactttcacttaggtcgactcaagcaacattggggtcgaccctcttagaaaccacagaaccttgtatttcagccttccttcacttgggtcgactcaacactttttaggtcgactcaaggttcagttgggtcgactcaacttccacttggatcgaccctctcagggtttccagagaacctatttttgaatgtcattgcctttgggtcgactcatgttaactcgggatcgactcaagtttgggtcgactcaggtttcatttgggtcgaccctctcagggtttccagagaactgttttcttgaggcttgttgcccagtagatacaagccaagagggggggtgaattgggtctttcaaaacttttatgctacttctaaaactttttgattaactatgctaagttgtatagatgcacagtgaaagttaaacttagcaagggtttgatgtataaacttcgacttgattaaatatgcttgcaactaaaggatgtgcggataagaattaagcaagcaatttatctaagtaagtaagtgtgttagttagacaataactagaggcattacaaacacacaggacatatagtggttcggtgcaccccagcacctacatccactccccaagacctcttgggaatttctctataatcctaccgattacagccggttgttttacaagctcacaacccaacttgttgttttacgaggtcacaacgaactcggtcggttttcccaggctcaccgactagaaccactccgattgttttccagggatcacaatcaaacccttacacgttggttttaacctcggctcaccaacaaacctaacaccgttggttttccctttggctcaccaacaaacctaacaccgttggttttccctttggctcaccaacaaaccttaaccccttgattcaatcccttgattgaatcaagttacaagatattgaaaacaaagtataaagcaaaacaaagcttcttaagcaagcaaatataacaatataaacaaatagagtaaagagaagccctcaaacgagttttgaagatggaggagctcggcttcttctttacttgaccctcttctgatttggcacgaggtagaggatcactgaggcagcacacggatggagaggaagctttggaattctcttggatgctcttcttctctctatttcactttgaatggcccttttgtgcttatgggagatttcccctgtaatctctttggaatctctttcctaaatgatctctcccacttccatgccttctcccctagctctcctcttgtttttatagctttagatggcgtggaaacaagaatctagccgttagagacaaaaatagagccgttggacacagtctgcacttcctgacaatattaccgttgggatcggagtcgactcgcgcgatcaggagtcgactcg is a genomic window of Phoenix dactylifera cultivar Barhee BC4 chromosome 4, palm_55x_up_171113_PBpolish2nd_filt_p, whole genome shotgun sequence containing:
- the LOC103721464 gene encoding uncharacterized protein LOC103721464, with the protein product MGCFFSKRDAASWGKAASKVRRRRSPPPTEPEAPQEETVKEVLSETAKPRARPREEVKEEEEEEEVVGIKKCLKAGPGLNSINGGYNERFEENFEVCSMSEGFSVSTTATEKRGAEEVDAEGEARRTREEKSPAKLHRKRSFSGEIARNKERSAGVGVGCGSGRSSPSPVKRREGAVGRTYSARESGPGRAARNRVAVENGFRRDPVERSSRRSVSPAAKRAAVLRNATAGGQCKVVPASRANGRASPSRIPPPPPAATAAAAAAGDGKRVQEASGGDGGEGKESLENPHVSLECFIFL